A DNA window from Hemibagrus wyckioides isolate EC202008001 linkage group LG11, SWU_Hwy_1.0, whole genome shotgun sequence contains the following coding sequences:
- the glmnb gene encoding glomulin, FKBP associated protein b: MAANQMDDVIQRWRNTQGKGLKPEDHQLFVNVGQMCIAQGDSAQLLDFISDEKNQDIVKSMGSGLIRPLIKEVMEKERNSVHCHAVITHLVQICNANELLDVLLKQVEETDPGAIADTITILMQHIQPVLMRLDDSKPASLSLALDSLHKQMSKLPVPYTHKQEEEDVHGLGLCCTALLTFVQPFVQEVKSQDAKSPVASTYHARMRTVLYKFCMESLREPLLEAQLDRETHKSQNSPLWNFATEIMTTLSAIQEPLPNLLLYYPLRGKEDKRVVQDDSLLHESRACLAYLLFVQLIAIELFPAVFSPVFILQCNMEYINILLGRKDEPWILKGLDLYVKSLERILDNSLPVELLELKIFHTVTQNLIQIMTDCPIQHLRVKALVVFQLFIEKLNWEAKHKYFRCIMKTSQHAGVESVILTNIKNQVENSSKSDGQMDSWFKGTLLLALLRDTLTLPQGPETDLLHGMDRVMVSLNLLRYLLIRERNKSTGIWTDLCDIAESYIEILRVCLTMSKSYYGSELKRLHEDKKVKVRELKEASGKKSVQYVKNKVLGGMPSEAQEKVLQCALVTYDLMESLVIRIEEILEDRV, encoded by the exons CGAAATACCCAGGGGAAAGGTTTGAAACCAGAAGATCATCAACTCTTCGTGAACGTTGGTCAAATGTGCATTGCTCAGGGTGACAGTGCACAACTGCTGGATTTTATCAGCGATGAGAAAAATCAG GACATAGTGAAATCAATGGGTAGTGGTCTCATTAGGCCACTGATTAAGGAagtgatggagaaagagaggaattCTGTACACTGTCACGCTGTGATCACACACCTTGTACAG ATCTGCAATGCAAATGAACTCCTGGACGTCTTGCTCAAGCAAGTGGAGGAAACTGATCCTGGTGCGATAGCAGACACCATCACTATCCTCATGCAACATATTCAACCAG TGCTGATGAGGCTTGATGATTCAAAGCCTGCCTCGTTGAGCCTGGCCCTGGATTCTCTGCACAAACAGATGTCGAAGCTGCCggtaccatacacacacaaacaggaagaggaagacgtGCACGGGCTCGGTCTCTGCTGCACTGCGCTGCTGACCTTTGTGCAGCCATTCGTGCAGGAAGTCAAAAGTCAAGATGCAAAGAGTCCAGTGGCAAGCACGTATCATGCGAGAATGAGGACTGTGCTTTACAAATT CTGCATGGAGAGTCTAAGGGAACCTCTCCTTGAAGCGCAACTTGATAGAGAGACTCACAAGTCCCAAAATTCTCCCCTCTGGAACTTTGCCACAGAGATCATG ACCACTCTATCAGCTATCCAGGAGCCTTTGCCCAATCTCCTGCTCTACTATCCCTTGAGAGGGAAAGAAGACAAGAGAGTTGTGCAAGATGACAGTCTCCTGCATGAATCAAGGGCTTGCCTGGCCTACTTGCTCTTCGTCCAGCTTATTGCCATTGAACTTTTCCCTGCTGTCTTCAG CCCGGTGTTTATCCTGCAGTGTAACATGGAGTACATCAACATTTTATTGGGCAG AAAAGATGAACCATGGATCTTGAAAGGTTTG GACTTGTATGTTAAAAGCTTGGAGAGAATTCTGGACAACAGCCTTCCAGTAGAGCTGCTAGAGCTGAAGATTTTTCATACAGTTACACAA AACCTAATTCAAATCATGACTGACTGTCCTATCCAGCATTTG CGAGTAAAAGCTCTTGTGGTGTTTCAGCTTTTTATAGAGAAACTCAATTGGGAAGCGAAGCATAAATACTTCAG GTGCATAATGAAAACCAGTCAGCACGCAGGAGTGGAAAGTGTCATTCTCACAAACATCAAAAATCAAGTGGAGAATTCAAGCAAG tcagatggacagatggacagctGGTTTAAGGGAACATTACTTCTAGCGCTCCTGAGGGACACTCTGACATTACCTCAAGGCCCAGAGACAGACTTATTGCATGGGATGGACAG AGTCATGGTGTCTCTAAATCTTTTGAGATATCTACTCatcagagaaagaaacaaatct acaGGTATTTGGACAGACCTTTGTGACATTGCTGAGAGCTACATAGAAAtcctgcgtgtgtgtctcaccaTGTCAAAATCATACTATGGGTCAGAACTAAAGAGACTTCATGAGGACAAAAAGGTCAAAGTGAGAG AACTGAAAGAGGCCTCAGGAAAAAAATCAGTTCAATATGTGAAAAACAAAGTGCTAGGTGGAATGCCAAGTGAGGCACAGGAGAAG GTACTACAGTGTGCACTTGTTACATATGATCTGATGGAGAGTCTTGTCATCCGGATAGAGGAGATCCTAGAGGACAGAGTATAA